From Pseudomonas alcaligenes, a single genomic window includes:
- the ftsA gene encoding cell division protein FtsA, with amino-acid sequence MASVQSGKMIVGLDIGTSKVVALVGEVTADGQLEIVGIGTHPSRGLKKGVVVNIESTVQSIQRAVEEAQLMAGCRIHSAFVGLAGNHIRSLNSHGIVAIRDREVSPADLERVLDAAQAVAIPADQRVLHTLPQDYVIDNQEGVREPLGMSGVRLEAKVHVVTCATNAAQNIEKCVRRCGLEVDDIILEQLASAYSVLTEDEKELGVCLVDIGGGTTDIAIFTEGAIRHTAVIPIAGDQVTNDIAMALRTPTQYAEEIKIRYACALAKLAGPGETIKVPSVGDRPPRELSRQALAEVVEPRYDELFTLIQAELRRSGYEDMIPAGIVLTGGTAKMEGAVELAEEIFHMPVRLGVPHSVKGLTDVVRNPIYSTGVGLLMYGLQKQADGISMSASNLYSDEPKAPVLERLKRWVQGNF; translated from the coding sequence ATGGCAAGCGTGCAGAGCGGCAAGATGATCGTCGGCCTCGATATCGGCACCTCCAAGGTGGTGGCGCTGGTGGGCGAGGTGACGGCCGATGGCCAGCTGGAAATCGTCGGCATCGGCACTCACCCGTCGCGCGGCCTGAAGAAGGGCGTGGTGGTGAACATCGAATCCACCGTGCAGTCGATCCAGCGCGCCGTGGAAGAAGCCCAGCTGATGGCCGGTTGCCGCATCCACTCGGCGTTCGTCGGCCTGGCCGGCAACCATATCCGCAGCCTCAACAGCCACGGCATCGTCGCCATCCGCGACCGTGAAGTGAGCCCGGCCGACCTGGAGCGCGTGCTCGACGCCGCCCAGGCGGTGGCCATCCCGGCTGACCAGCGGGTGCTGCACACCCTGCCGCAGGATTACGTGATCGATAACCAGGAAGGCGTGCGCGAGCCGCTGGGCATGTCCGGTGTGCGTCTGGAGGCCAAGGTGCATGTGGTCACCTGCGCCACCAATGCCGCGCAGAACATCGAGAAGTGCGTGCGCCGCTGCGGCCTGGAAGTCGACGACATCATTCTGGAACAGCTGGCTTCCGCCTACTCGGTACTGACCGAGGACGAGAAGGAGCTGGGTGTGTGCCTGGTCGACATCGGCGGCGGCACCACCGACATCGCCATCTTCACGGAAGGTGCGATACGTCACACGGCGGTGATTCCGATCGCCGGTGACCAGGTTACCAATGATATCGCAATGGCATTACGCACCCCGACCCAGTATGCCGAGGAGATCAAGATTCGGTATGCTTGCGCCCTAGCCAAGCTGGCCGGTCCGGGGGAAACCATCAAGGTTCCCAGTGTGGGAGATCGGCCGCCGCGGGAACTGTCCCGCCAGGCTCTTGCCGAGGTTGTCGAGCCCCGTTACGACGAGCTCTTCACCCTGATCCAGGCAGAGCTGCGGCGCAGTGGCTACGAGGACATGATCCCTGCCGGGATCGTGCTCACCGGTGGTACCGCCAAGATGGAAGGTGCCGTCGAACTGGCCGAAGAGATCTTTCACATGCCGGTGCGTTTGGGCGTACCCCACAGCGTCAAGGGACTGACCGACGTCGTGCGTAATCCTATCTATTCCACAGGCGTGGGCCTGCTGATGTACGGGCTGCAGAAGCAGGCCGATGGCATCTCCATGTCCGCGAGCAACCTGTATAGCGATGAACCCAAGGCACCTGTACTGGAACGGCTGAAACGCTGGGTCCAGGGCAATTTCTGA
- a CDS encoding cell division protein FtsQ/DivIB — MVATIRHPAQPIGGASRRQPIAARGASRMVAQEPLATRLPRPDLSGLKRLLWPLALVLLGFATYEGAQRLLPYADRPIARVSVQGELSYISQQAVQERIAPFVASSFFTINLAGMRAELESMPWIAQAEVRRVWPDQVVIHLEEQLPVARWGDGLLLNNQGQAFAPRESTHYEHLPLLSGPQRAQQEVMQQYQVLSQMLRPMGFSITRLELREHGSWFLSTGQGVELLLGRDHLVEKMRRLSTIYDKVLKAQIANIARIDLRYANGLAVAWREPVAPTAAPAAAVQ; from the coding sequence ATGGTCGCCACTATCCGTCACCCCGCACAGCCGATAGGAGGCGCCAGCCGGCGTCAGCCTATCGCTGCGCGTGGCGCCAGCCGGATGGTGGCCCAGGAACCGCTGGCCACGCGCTTGCCGCGTCCCGATCTGAGCGGCCTGAAGCGTCTGCTCTGGCCGCTGGCGCTGGTACTGCTGGGCTTTGCCACCTATGAGGGCGCCCAGCGTCTGTTGCCTTACGCCGACCGGCCGATCGCGCGGGTCAGCGTGCAGGGCGAGCTGAGCTACATCAGCCAGCAGGCGGTGCAGGAGCGCATCGCGCCGTTCGTCGCCAGCAGCTTCTTCACCATCAACCTGGCCGGCATGCGCGCCGAGCTGGAAAGCATGCCGTGGATCGCCCAGGCCGAAGTGCGCCGGGTGTGGCCGGATCAGGTGGTGATCCATCTGGAAGAGCAACTGCCGGTGGCCCGCTGGGGCGATGGCCTGCTGCTGAACAACCAGGGCCAGGCCTTCGCACCGCGCGAGTCGACCCACTACGAACACCTGCCACTGCTGTCCGGGCCGCAACGCGCCCAGCAGGAAGTGATGCAGCAATACCAGGTACTCAGCCAGATGCTGCGGCCGATGGGTTTTTCCATCACCCGTCTGGAGCTGCGCGAGCATGGCAGCTGGTTCCTCAGCACCGGCCAGGGCGTCGAGCTGCTGCTGGGCCGTGATCACCTGGTGGAGAAAATGCGGCGCCTGAGCACCATCTACGACAAGGTGCTCAAGGCCCAGATCGCGAATATCGCGCGGATCGACCTGCGTTACGCCAACGGCCTGGCCGTGGCCTGGCGCGAGCCGGTCGCGCCAACGGCGGCGCCAGCCGCCGCCGTGCAGTGA
- a CDS encoding D-alanine--D-alanine ligase yields the protein MSLHSTLDPKAFGRVAVLFGGKSAERAVSLKSGAAVLQALQAGGVDAFGIDVGDDFLQRLVAEKIDRAFIVLHGRGGEDGSMQGLLECAGIPYTGSGILASALAMDKLRTKRVWLSLGLPTPNHAVLASEADCRAAAAELGFPLFVKPAHEGSSIGMAKVADVEALIAAWKDASRYDSQVLVEQMIDGPEFTVAMLRGQVLPPIGLGTPHTFYDYDAKYLANDTQYRIPCGLSAEKEAELKDLTARACEAVGTQGWARADVMQDAAGKFWLLEVNTVPGMTDHSLVPMAARAAGLDFQQLVLAILADSVEARG from the coding sequence ATGAGCCTGCATTCCACCCTCGATCCCAAGGCTTTCGGCCGCGTCGCCGTGCTGTTCGGCGGCAAGAGCGCCGAGCGTGCGGTGTCGCTGAAGTCCGGCGCCGCCGTACTGCAGGCTCTGCAGGCAGGCGGCGTGGATGCTTTCGGCATCGATGTCGGGGATGACTTCCTGCAGCGCCTGGTGGCCGAGAAGATCGACCGCGCCTTTATCGTGCTGCACGGCCGTGGCGGCGAAGACGGCTCCATGCAGGGCCTGCTCGAGTGCGCCGGCATTCCCTACACCGGCAGCGGCATCCTCGCTTCGGCCCTGGCCATGGACAAGCTGCGCACCAAACGCGTGTGGCTGAGCCTGGGCCTGCCGACACCGAACCATGCGGTGCTGGCCAGCGAGGCCGACTGCCGCGCTGCCGCTGCCGAGCTGGGCTTCCCGCTGTTCGTCAAGCCGGCCCACGAGGGCTCCAGCATCGGCATGGCCAAGGTCGCCGATGTCGAGGCACTGATTGCGGCCTGGAAAGATGCCAGTCGTTACGACTCGCAGGTGCTGGTCGAGCAGATGATCGACGGCCCGGAGTTCACTGTCGCCATGCTGCGCGGCCAGGTGCTGCCACCGATTGGGCTGGGCACGCCGCATACCTTCTACGACTACGACGCCAAGTACCTGGCCAATGACACCCAGTACCGCATTCCCTGCGGCCTCTCGGCCGAGAAAGAGGCGGAGCTGAAGGATCTCACTGCGCGTGCCTGCGAGGCCGTGGGCACCCAGGGCTGGGCGCGCGCCGACGTGATGCAGGATGCTGCCGGCAAGTTCTGGCTGCTGGAAGTCAACACCGTACCGGGCATGACCGATCACAGCCTGGTACCTATGGCCGCACGCGCCGCCGGTCTGGATTTCCAGCAGCTGGTGCTGGCGATCCTGGCCGACAGCGTCGAGGCGAGGGGCTAA
- the murC gene encoding UDP-N-acetylmuramate--L-alanine ligase, translating into MAKSPAAARSEIRRMRRIRRIHFVGIGGAGMCGIAEVLLNLGYEVSGSDLKASAVTERLESFGAIIFIGHRAENAEQADVLVVSSAVNTSNPEVATALERRIPVVPRAEMLAELMRYRHGIAVAGTHGKTTTTSLLASVFAAGGLDPTFVIGGRLNAAGTNAQLGSSRYLIAEADESDASFLHLQPMVSVVTNIDADHMSTYGGDFNVLKKTFIEFLHNLPFYGLAVLCVDDPVVRELLPQVARPTVTYGFAEDADVRAINVRQQGMQTHFTVLRRDREPLDVSVNMPGNHNVLNSLATIAIATDEGIDDAAIVAGLSGFQGVGRRFQVYGELPVDGGSVMLVDDYGHHPREVAAVIKAVRGGWSERRLVILYQPHRYSRTRDLYDDFVQVLGDANVLLLMEVYPAGEEPIPGADSRHLCHSIRQRGQLDPIYVERGVDLAPIIKPLLRAGDILLCQGAGDIGGVAPQLIKHPLFAVQGESK; encoded by the coding sequence GTGGCTAAGTCTCCCGCTGCTGCCCGTTCGGAAATCCGCCGCATGCGCCGCATCCGCCGCATCCACTTCGTCGGTATCGGCGGCGCCGGCATGTGCGGCATCGCCGAGGTGCTGCTCAACCTCGGCTACGAAGTCTCTGGTTCCGACCTCAAGGCCTCGGCCGTGACCGAGCGCCTGGAAAGCTTCGGCGCCATCATCTTCATCGGCCACCGCGCGGAGAACGCCGAGCAGGCCGACGTGCTGGTGGTGTCCAGCGCCGTCAACACCAGCAACCCGGAAGTCGCCACCGCCCTGGAACGTCGCATTCCGGTGGTGCCGCGCGCCGAGATGCTCGCCGAGCTGATGCGCTACCGTCATGGCATCGCCGTCGCCGGTACCCACGGCAAGACCACCACCACCAGCCTGCTGGCCTCGGTATTCGCCGCCGGCGGCCTGGATCCGACCTTCGTTATCGGCGGCCGCCTGAACGCTGCCGGCACCAACGCCCAGCTCGGTAGCAGCCGCTACCTGATCGCCGAGGCCGACGAAAGCGACGCCAGCTTCCTGCACCTGCAGCCGATGGTCTCGGTGGTCACCAACATCGACGCCGACCACATGAGCACCTATGGCGGCGACTTCAACGTTCTGAAGAAGACCTTCATCGAATTCCTGCACAACCTGCCGTTCTACGGCCTGGCCGTGCTCTGCGTGGATGATCCGGTGGTACGCGAACTGCTGCCGCAGGTGGCCCGTCCGACCGTGACCTACGGCTTCGCCGAAGACGCCGACGTGCGCGCGATCAACGTGCGCCAGCAGGGCATGCAGACCCACTTCACCGTGCTGCGTCGCGACCGCGAGCCGCTCGATGTGTCGGTCAACATGCCGGGCAACCACAACGTGCTCAACTCCCTGGCGACCATCGCTATCGCCACCGATGAAGGCATTGACGATGCCGCCATCGTTGCCGGTCTGTCCGGCTTCCAGGGCGTCGGTCGACGCTTCCAGGTCTACGGCGAACTGCCGGTGGACGGCGGCAGCGTGATGCTGGTCGACGACTACGGCCACCACCCGCGCGAAGTCGCGGCGGTGATCAAGGCCGTGCGTGGCGGCTGGTCTGAGCGGCGCCTGGTGATCCTCTATCAACCGCACCGCTACAGCCGCACCCGCGACCTGTACGACGACTTCGTGCAGGTGCTGGGCGATGCCAACGTGCTGCTGCTGATGGAGGTCTACCCGGCCGGCGAAGAGCCGATCCCGGGTGCCGACAGCCGTCACCTGTGCCACAGCATCCGTCAGCGCGGCCAGCTGGATCCGATCTACGTCGAGCGTGGCGTCGATCTGGCGCCGATCATCAAGCCGCTGCTGCGCGCCGGCGACATTCTGCTGTGCCAGGGTGCCGGCGATATCGGCGGCGTCGCTCCGCAACTGATCAAGCACCCGTTGTTCGCTGTTCAAGGTGAGTCGAAATGA
- the murG gene encoding undecaprenyldiphospho-muramoylpentapeptide beta-N-acetylglucosaminyltransferase: MRGNVLIMAGGTGGHVFPALACAREFKARGYSVHWLGTPRGIENELVPAAGLPLHLIQVTGLRGKGKLSLLKAPFQLVRALWQARRVMRELQPVCVLGMGGYVTGPGGLAAKLNGAPLIIQEQNAVAGTANRSLVPFAKRVCEGFPNTFGNSAKRRTTGNPVREELFLETPRDDLSKRRPRLLVLGGSLGAEPLNKLLPAALGKVAGELRPQVFHQAGKQHDQITAERYREAAVEAEVAPFISDMARAYAWADLVVCRAGALTVSELAAAGLPSFLVPLPHAIDDHQTRNAEYLAKEGAAVLLPQHATDADTLAAQLTEVLMHPEKLKAMGRTARSLAKPDATRTVVDICLEVARG, from the coding sequence ATGCGCGGTAATGTCCTGATCATGGCCGGCGGTACCGGCGGCCACGTGTTCCCGGCCCTGGCCTGCGCCCGCGAATTCAAGGCACGCGGCTACAGCGTGCACTGGCTGGGCACCCCGCGCGGCATCGAGAACGAGCTGGTGCCGGCGGCCGGTCTGCCGCTGCACCTGATCCAGGTCACTGGCCTGCGCGGCAAGGGCAAGCTGTCCCTGCTCAAGGCGCCGTTCCAGCTGGTGCGCGCGCTGTGGCAGGCGCGTCGGGTAATGCGCGAGCTGCAGCCGGTGTGCGTGCTGGGCATGGGTGGCTACGTCACCGGCCCGGGCGGCCTGGCCGCCAAGCTCAACGGTGCACCGCTGATCATCCAGGAACAGAACGCCGTGGCCGGCACCGCCAACCGCAGCCTGGTGCCGTTCGCCAAGCGCGTATGCGAGGGCTTCCCGAATACCTTCGGCAACAGCGCCAAGCGCCGCACCACTGGTAACCCGGTGCGCGAGGAGCTGTTCCTGGAAACCCCGCGTGACGATCTGAGCAAGCGCCGCCCGCGCCTGCTGGTGCTGGGCGGCAGCCTGGGCGCTGAGCCGTTGAACAAGTTGCTGCCGGCAGCCCTGGGCAAAGTGGCCGGCGAGCTGCGCCCGCAGGTGTTCCACCAGGCCGGCAAGCAACATGATCAGATCACTGCGGAGCGTTATCGCGAAGCTGCGGTCGAAGCCGAGGTCGCGCCCTTCATCAGCGACATGGCTCGTGCCTACGCCTGGGCCGATCTGGTGGTGTGCCGCGCCGGCGCGCTGACCGTCAGCGAGCTGGCCGCCGCCGGTCTGCCGTCCTTCCTGGTGCCATTGCCGCACGCGATCGACGATCACCAGACCCGCAATGCCGAATATCTGGCGAAGGAGGGCGCTGCCGTTCTTCTCCCGCAACATGCGACTGACGCGGACACGCTTGCCGCGCAGCTGACCGAGGTTCTGATGCACCCTGAAAAACTCAAGGCCATGGGCCGCACCGCGCGCAGCCTGGCGAAACCGGATGCCACCCGCACGGTGGTCGACATCTGCCTGGAGGTGGCCCGTGGCTAA
- the ftsW gene encoding putative lipid II flippase FtsW, which translates to MLADLLAAPSPLRTRRGVDLDFPLLAGSMALLGLGLVMITSASSEVAAALSGNPLYHMIRHLIYLALGLGAGLLTLLIPMSFWQRHGARLMLLAFALLIMVLLPGIGREVNGAKRWIGFGMFNVQPSELAKLFTVVFIAGYLVRRQEEVREKLTGFIKPMLVLGPIAVLLLAEPDFGATVVLVGSCIAMLFLGGINLVRFVPLAAGVLGLGVLVMTSQAYRLKRLTNFVDPWADQFGDGYQLSQALIAFGRGEWFGVGLGNSIQKQFYLPEAHTDFVFAVLAEELGMVGALATVALFVFVSVRALYIGLWAEKAKQFFSAYVAYGLAFLWIGQVLINIGVNVGLLPTKGLTLPFLSYGGSSLIICCVSLAMLLRIEWERRTALGSEEIEFTESDFFDSEETGHAR; encoded by the coding sequence CTGCTCGCCGACCTGCTCGCCGCTCCGTCGCCGCTGCGTACCCGTCGCGGCGTCGACCTCGACTTCCCGCTGCTGGCCGGCAGCATGGCCCTGCTCGGCCTGGGCCTGGTGATGATCACCTCGGCCAGCTCGGAAGTGGCCGCGGCGCTGTCCGGCAATCCGCTGTACCACATGATCCGCCACCTGATTTACCTGGCCCTGGGCTTGGGTGCCGGCCTGCTGACCCTGCTGATCCCGATGAGCTTCTGGCAGCGCCACGGTGCGCGCCTGATGCTGCTGGCCTTCGCCCTGCTGATCATGGTGCTGCTGCCGGGCATCGGCCGCGAAGTGAACGGTGCCAAGCGCTGGATCGGTTTCGGCATGTTCAACGTGCAGCCGTCCGAGCTGGCCAAGCTGTTCACCGTGGTGTTCATCGCCGGCTATCTGGTGCGGCGCCAGGAAGAAGTGCGCGAGAAGCTCACCGGCTTCATCAAGCCGATGCTGGTGCTGGGCCCGATCGCCGTGCTGCTGCTGGCCGAGCCGGACTTCGGCGCCACCGTGGTGCTGGTCGGCTCGTGCATCGCCATGCTGTTCCTTGGCGGCATCAACCTGGTGCGCTTCGTGCCGCTGGCCGCCGGCGTACTCGGCCTGGGCGTGCTGGTGATGACCAGCCAGGCCTACCGCCTGAAGCGCCTGACCAACTTTGTCGACCCCTGGGCCGACCAGTTCGGCGACGGCTACCAGCTGAGCCAGGCGCTGATCGCCTTCGGCCGCGGCGAGTGGTTCGGCGTCGGCCTGGGCAACAGCATCCAGAAGCAGTTCTACCTGCCGGAAGCGCACACCGATTTCGTCTTCGCCGTACTCGCCGAAGAACTGGGCATGGTTGGCGCCCTGGCCACCGTGGCGCTGTTCGTCTTTGTCAGCGTGCGCGCCCTGTACATCGGCCTGTGGGCGGAGAAGGCCAAGCAGTTCTTTTCGGCCTACGTGGCCTACGGCCTGGCTTTCCTGTGGATCGGCCAGGTGCTGATCAACATCGGCGTGAACGTCGGCCTGCTGCCGACCAAGGGCCTGACCCTGCCGTTCCTCAGCTACGGCGGCAGCTCGCTGATCATCTGCTGCGTCAGCCTGGCCATGCTCCTGCGCATCGAGTGGGAGCGCCGCACGGCGCTGGGCAGCGAAGAAATCGAATTCACCGAGTCGGACTTCTTCGACAGCGAGGAGACCGGCCATGCGCGGTAA
- the murD gene encoding UDP-N-acetylmuramoyl-L-alanine--D-glutamate ligase: MSLIASDQFRIVVGLGKSGMSLVRFLAQQGVRFAVADTRANPPELATLQRDYPQVEVRCGELDVDFLCRASELYVSPGLALATPALREAAARGVKMSGDIDLFTRHAKAPIVAITGSNAKSTVTTLVGEMAAAAGRKVAVGGNIGTPALDLLADDVELYVLELSSFQLETTERLGAEVATCLNISEDHMDRYAGMAQYHLAKHRIFRGARQVVVNRDDALSRPLIADQVPCWSFGLGKPDFKRFGLIEEGGEKHLAFQFETLLPTAALKIRGAHNQSNALAALALGHAVGLPFAPMLETLQTFAGLAHRCQWVRELRGVSYYDDSKATNVGAALAAIEGLGADIAGKLVLIAGGDGKGADFSALKAPVAKFCRAVVLLGRDAEQIAAALGNAAPLVRVSTLDEAVQRCAELAEAGDAVLLSPACASLDMFKNFEERGRLFAQAAEALQ; encoded by the coding sequence GTGTCGCTGATCGCTTCCGACCAGTTCCGCATCGTTGTCGGCCTCGGCAAGAGCGGCATGTCCCTGGTGCGCTTCCTCGCGCAGCAGGGCGTGCGCTTCGCCGTGGCCGACACGCGCGCGAACCCGCCGGAACTGGCGACCCTGCAGCGTGACTACCCGCAGGTGGAAGTGCGCTGCGGCGAGCTGGATGTCGACTTCCTCTGCCGCGCCTCGGAGCTCTACGTGAGCCCCGGCCTGGCCCTGGCTACCCCAGCGCTGCGTGAAGCGGCCGCCCGTGGCGTGAAGATGTCCGGCGATATCGATCTGTTCACCCGTCACGCCAAGGCGCCGATCGTCGCCATCACCGGCTCCAACGCCAAGAGCACCGTCACCACCCTGGTCGGCGAGATGGCGGCGGCTGCCGGCAGGAAGGTCGCCGTCGGCGGCAATATCGGTACCCCGGCGCTGGACCTGCTGGCCGACGACGTCGAGCTGTATGTGCTGGAGCTGTCCAGTTTCCAACTGGAAACCACCGAGCGCCTGGGCGCCGAAGTCGCCACCTGCCTGAACATCAGCGAAGACCATATGGATCGCTACGCCGGCATGGCCCAGTACCACCTGGCCAAGCACCGCATCTTCCGTGGTGCGCGCCAGGTAGTGGTCAACCGCGACGACGCCCTGTCGCGTCCGCTGATCGCCGACCAGGTGCCGTGCTGGAGCTTCGGCCTGGGCAAGCCGGACTTCAAGCGCTTCGGCCTGATCGAGGAGGGTGGCGAGAAGCACCTGGCCTTCCAGTTCGAGACCCTGCTGCCGACCGCTGCCCTGAAGATCCGTGGCGCGCACAACCAGTCCAATGCCCTGGCCGCCCTGGCCCTGGGCCATGCCGTCGGCCTGCCGTTCGCGCCGATGCTAGAGACCCTGCAGACCTTCGCCGGCCTGGCCCATCGTTGCCAGTGGGTGCGCGAACTGCGCGGGGTGAGCTACTACGATGACTCCAAGGCCACCAACGTTGGCGCCGCCCTGGCCGCCATCGAAGGCCTGGGTGCCGATATCGCCGGCAAGCTGGTGCTGATCGCCGGTGGCGACGGCAAGGGCGCCGACTTCTCCGCGCTGAAAGCGCCGGTGGCCAAGTTCTGCCGCGCCGTGGTGCTGCTCGGTCGGGATGCCGAGCAAATCGCCGCCGCCCTGGGCAATGCCGCGCCGCTGGTGCGGGTGAGCACGCTGGACGAAGCGGTGCAGCGCTGCGCCGAGCTGGCCGAGGCCGGCGATGCCGTGCTGCTGTCGCCGGCCTGCGCCAGCCTGGACATGTTCAAGAACTTCGAAGAGCGCGGACGCCTGTTCGCCCAGGCTGCGGAGGCGCTGCAATGA
- the mraY gene encoding phospho-N-acetylmuramoyl-pentapeptide-transferase, with protein MLLLLAEYLQQFYTGFGVFQYLTLRGILGVLTALALSLWLGPWMIRTLQIRQIGQAVRNDGPQSHLSKKGTPTMGGALILSAIAVSTLLWADLSNRYVWVVLAVTLLFGAIGWVDDYRKVIEKNSRGLPSRWKYFWQSVFGLGAAVFLYMTAQSPVETTLILPVLKDVAIPLGVGFVVLTYFVIVGTSNAVNLTDGLDGLAILPTVLVAGALAIFCYLSGNIKFADYLLIPYVPGAGELIVFCAALVGAGLGFLWFNTYPAQVFMGDVGALALGAALGTIAVIVRQEIVLFIMGGVFVMETLSVIIQVASFKLTGKRVFRMAPIHHHFELKGWPEPRVIVRFWIITVILVLVGLATLKLR; from the coding sequence ATGCTGCTGCTGCTGGCGGAGTACCTGCAACAGTTCTACACCGGCTTCGGTGTATTCCAGTACCTGACCCTGCGCGGGATTCTTGGCGTGCTGACCGCCCTGGCCCTGTCGCTGTGGCTCGGCCCGTGGATGATCCGCACCCTGCAGATCCGCCAGATCGGCCAGGCGGTGCGTAACGACGGCCCGCAATCGCACCTGTCGAAGAAGGGCACGCCGACCATGGGTGGCGCGCTGATTCTGTCCGCCATCGCCGTCAGCACCCTGCTGTGGGCCGACCTGTCCAACCGCTACGTGTGGGTGGTGCTGGCCGTGACCCTGCTGTTCGGCGCCATTGGCTGGGTCGATGACTATCGCAAGGTGATCGAGAAGAACTCGCGTGGCCTGCCGAGCCGCTGGAAATACTTCTGGCAGTCGGTGTTCGGCCTAGGCGCCGCCGTATTCCTCTACATGACCGCGCAGAGCCCGGTGGAAACCACCCTGATCCTGCCGGTGCTCAAGGACGTGGCCATTCCCCTGGGCGTGGGCTTCGTGGTGCTGACCTACTTCGTCATCGTCGGTACCAGCAACGCAGTCAACCTGACTGACGGCCTCGACGGCCTGGCCATCCTGCCGACCGTGCTGGTGGCTGGTGCGCTGGCGATCTTCTGCTACCTGTCGGGCAACATCAAATTCGCCGATTACCTGCTGATCCCCTACGTGCCGGGCGCCGGTGAGCTGATCGTGTTCTGTGCCGCCCTGGTCGGTGCCGGCCTCGGCTTCCTGTGGTTCAACACCTACCCGGCACAAGTCTTCATGGGTGATGTCGGCGCCCTGGCCCTCGGCGCCGCGCTGGGCACCATCGCCGTGATCGTCCGCCAGGAAATCGTCCTGTTCATCATGGGCGGCGTGTTCGTCATGGAAACCCTGTCGGTGATCATCCAGGTCGCCAGCTTCAAGCTGACCGGCAAGCGCGTGTTCCGCATGGCGCCGATCCACCACCACTTCGAATTGAAAGGCTGGCCGGAACCTCGCGTGATCGTGCGCTTCTGGATCATCACCGTGATTCTGGTACTGGTTGGCCTGGCCACCCTGAAACTGAGGTAA
- the murF gene encoding UDP-N-acetylmuramoyl-tripeptide--D-alanyl-D-alanine ligase, with translation MLKPLLLSEVAAALNARVLGTDVAFAAVSSDSRKIAAGQLFIALVGPNFDGHDYLAEVAAKGAVAALVQREVPGASLPQLLVQDTRIALGQLGALNRNAFAKPLAAVTGSSGKTTVKEMLASILRAGLHGEVLATRGNLNNDLGAPLTLLELAPEHVGAVIELGANHIGEIAYTVGLTRPQVAIITNAGLAHVGEFGGPEKIVEAKGEILEGLSEQGVAVLNRDDKAFATWQARAKGRQVLSFALRDQAADMYASELWRDARGCAGFALAGKAGEARIQLNLLGEHSVANALAAAAAAFALGVPLVGIKAGLESLQPVKGRAVAQLATNGARVIDDTYNANPISMCAAVDILAAFSGRTVLVLGDMGELGEWAEQGHRDVGAHAAGKVSALYAVGPLMAHAVKAFGAQGQHFADQASLIEALRRESGNTTILIKGSRSAAMEKVVAALCASGEAH, from the coding sequence ATGCTTAAGCCGTTGCTGCTCAGCGAAGTGGCTGCAGCCCTGAATGCGCGTGTGCTGGGTACCGATGTGGCATTTGCCGCGGTATCCAGCGACAGCCGCAAGATCGCGGCCGGCCAGCTGTTTATCGCCCTGGTTGGGCCGAATTTCGATGGCCACGACTACCTGGCCGAAGTCGCCGCCAAGGGCGCCGTGGCTGCTCTGGTGCAGCGCGAAGTGCCGGGCGCGTCGCTGCCGCAGCTGCTGGTGCAGGACACCCGCATCGCCCTCGGCCAGCTCGGTGCGCTGAACCGCAATGCCTTTGCCAAACCGCTGGCTGCCGTCACCGGTTCCAGCGGCAAGACCACGGTCAAGGAAATGCTCGCCAGCATCCTGCGCGCCGGCCTGCACGGCGAGGTGCTGGCCACCCGTGGCAACCTCAACAACGACCTCGGTGCGCCGCTGACCCTACTGGAGCTGGCGCCCGAGCATGTTGGCGCGGTGATCGAGCTGGGCGCCAACCATATCGGCGAGATCGCTTACACCGTCGGCCTGACCCGGCCGCAGGTGGCGATCATCACCAATGCCGGGCTGGCCCATGTCGGCGAGTTCGGCGGGCCGGAGAAGATAGTCGAGGCCAAGGGCGAGATTCTCGAAGGCCTGAGCGAGCAGGGCGTGGCCGTGCTCAACCGTGACGACAAGGCCTTTGCCACCTGGCAGGCGCGTGCCAAGGGCCGCCAGGTACTGAGCTTCGCCCTGCGCGACCAGGCTGCCGATATGTACGCCAGCGAACTGTGGCGCGATGCCCGCGGTTGCGCCGGTTTCGCCCTGGCTGGCAAGGCTGGCGAGGCGCGCATCCAGCTCAACCTGCTGGGCGAGCACAGCGTGGCCAATGCCCTGGCCGCCGCCGCCGCTGCATTTGCCCTCGGCGTGCCGCTGGTCGGGATCAAGGCCGGGCTGGAAAGCCTGCAGCCGGTCAAAGGCCGCGCCGTTGCTCAGCTGGCGACGAATGGTGCGCGAGTGATAGACGACACCTACAACGCCAACCCGATTTCGATGTGCGCCGCCGTTGATATACTCGCCGCCTTCTCCGGCCGCACCGTTCTGGTGCTGGGAGATATGGGCGAGTTGGGCGAGTGGGCCGAGCAAGGCCATCGCGATGTCGGCGCACATGCCGCCGGCAAGGTCAGCGCGCTGTATGCCGTGGGCCCGCTGATGGCCCATGCCGTCAAGGCATTCGGTGCGCAGGGACAGCATTTCGCCGATCAAGCCAGCCTGATCGAGGCACTTCGCCGCGAATCGGGCAATACCACCATTCTAATTAAAGGTTCGCGCAGCGCGGCGATGGAAAAAGTCGTCGCGGCTCTCTGCGCATCGGGGGAGGCTCACTAA